GAATTTTGCAACAGGGATGTGTCTATTCTGTGCTAGACTACTGTGGGCAGTGTACTCATATTCCTCAACTAATTTGTGTCCCCAGGAAGTTCTTCTGGATATAACTTCTGTCTTTACTACTTGAAGGTAATGCTCAATCTGCAAATTCATGTCAGAGAAAGCGTTAAAATTACTTCGAACGGAGTACTATTTTCTCTAGCTTAGAATCTGGAGGCTTCAGAAACCTTTCAATGGAAAATTGGCTTTGTCAATACTGGGTCAATTACAATGCTACAAGTTTATCCAAGTTCTTACATGTCAataacatcttcttcttttttccttaaAGAGGACAGATAACAGCAAAAAGGGAAAAGATAGTCGCACTAACTTACAGTAACATTTGCATCTCCATCACCTTGGTGAGTAATGTATTGTCGACCATTTAATCGGTTAATGTTTCGACCAAGATAAGGTGACAACCGCTTGAACTCAGACATCAATCTTGGAGTGATCTTCTTACCAAATGAAAGATTGTAGATGACATGCGACATGTTCATTTGAGAAGCATCAAAGGAGTGAGATCCTGAACGGGCTGATATGACAAGATTACCTGGGACCTGCAAATTAGCAACGCAATCGCTAACCTTAAAGTACAACATATTTCAACTAGGATATAACTGCTACTAGATTACGAAATTACTCGACGGGAAACTAAGTGTTTCTTCTATTCATATCAACTACACTAGTATCACAAACCTACCTTCTTAACCCGTATAAAACCCTCTACTCTACAACCTCCGGCTGAAGGGGCTGGCCTTTTCACAGAGGCTGTTGCATTCTCAGATTTGTCCTCTAATGCAAGCTTACGTGCCTCCAAATGGATAGGAGCGACCAAAGCTTCCATTGCCTGCAAAAAAATCCAAATCAAGCACTACCAACTAGGGGTTTTCTTTTTAATCTGAAGAGATCATTATAAGCCATAGTTTGAACTTTTCTGCGGATAACAATGACCAACATCATGTAAGCATACCTGGACTAGACTCTCCGTATCTCGCTCTCCATAGTAAGATTCGTGATCGTGGTGTCCATGCTCATCTCTATCTCATTACAGAAATGCATCAAGAGCATGTTAATCTCATAAGTCATTTCAAAGCTTATGAACAAAGCCTACAacatcatgttttaattctatCCATAACAAAAAGAAGAAGCATTCTTGAAAGTGAGAATTCTGATTAGGAGATGACTTGCTCCCTGTTACTTTTTGTGGTTGGTACAAACAGATGTGTTTACTTTCCAGAGAAAGAGAATGATGTCATAGCCTTTGCAACGACCTAAATTTCCACAACTACACGAGGTCTAAATCTCTTATTCATGTAAAGACTAATAGTACCGCAATTTACCTTATATCACTTCCTTTACGAAAAATTCGAACAGATGGATACCCCTGGATATGATTCCTATACAGCCATCAAAAAGATTATGTTAAAGAGtagttcaatcaaaaaccaagCAGTCAGATATGAAACACTCGACTTGGAGAATACCTCCGGCATAAATCACCTTCTTCAGTGCAATCAACACTCGCCAAGAGAATACGTCCGTCCAAGTCTGGATCATATCTGAAAACATAGGAAACACACACAATAAACTAAAAGAGAAATCCACCGAAATACAGCAAGGGTAATGCATTTTTTGTAATGGGGACGATTACTACGCacctctcttttattattttagctGTCTTCTCCCATGAGGATTTCTGAAATGAAGAACTAAAAATGAGGGAGGAGAATAACAGACATCATTCTAGCATGTACGCAGTACAGATTTAATAAGATTTTCCACCCAATGAAGTAATGAGTTATTTAACCGAGTAATTTTCTATCAAGTAAAGACTTAATAAGAGCTTCCAATCAAAAATGAACTAAGTTAATTAAGGACCAAATTATCGGAATCGCAATTGAGCAAATGAGCAAAAATCATAAGAAAAGTCCGAATCAATGGAAGCACAAGGTGATTATTAGCAAGGTTGTATTGCATCATCAAACAAATTCAGGATCGAAGTGAACAAAGGTTATTGAAGTAGTACTATGAGAAGAAAAACTTACCAAGCGATTACTCCAGTAGCACCAGGGAGCATAAAAGTTGACAACCAAAATCGGATATCTGtaaacaagaaataaatatttGAGTGACGGATAGAACTACCCAAACAGAAATAAATCTGAAAATGTGTCAAATAAGTTGCCACCAACTTACTGATGTGTATATCTGTCAAAAGTTGCGGAAGTTAGTGCAACAGAGCCTTCACCATATTCTCCATCAGCTTCATCTCCATGCTTAGTAACAGTTGGGATAGGTCCTGGGTGAAACTCGGAACCAGTAGGATTTAAGTTGGGATCTATTGAGAACTTTCTGATTGTTTTTGTTATATTCAATCTGTTCTGCAAACAAAATCACTTAGACTCAGGTTTCTTTTCAGAAACATAATGCATTAAGAATAGCAAATGAGGTAAGAAAGCATACGACAAATGCAATTGGAGATAGTCAAAGAACTGACGGATATAACAAGAGCTTTGGTTTCTAAACCTTATATAAGTCTTTCAATTGAATAAATAAGGAGCTCACAAACTAGAAAAATACAAAACAGATAAATGTATTTTAGACCTGTTGACCAGAACTACAATTACTAGACTTACTAGCCTTGCcgaataaacaaataaagaaataacGAAAAAGGCTGAGATTAGAGACTTACTGTGCCTAACACGTCACTCACGTCAACTGAAGCAAATTCACATGAGAGTGCTGGGAAACTACAAGAAGAAATTGACAAACTAAAAGTGAGAGAACAGAAACAGCAAGAAAATAGGAATAAAGAATAGTTGTAGAATATGCCGAGCATAAACATAAAGAAAATTTATGAGTGTGAATCAAGTGTCATTATGTTAGACATACAATTCCATGGTTCAAAACTTATCATTTATGCAAGTTAGCTAGTGAAAAAATCCAACTTCAAAAGAAAACATTAACTTTAGCTCAAAAGTGAAAAGAACATGTAAAGACCCCGAATACTAGAAAACACTCAAAATCTAAAAATGAGCCCTACATACCTCATATTTAATTCAATTCGCAAAAATTCCCCATCTGAACTGTTATCAACAACAACAGAGGTAGACGTATTCACTGTCATATAATCACTCAGTTCCTGGAAAATGAAAATCATGGAACATTTACTCAGCAAATATACTGGTCATGAGAACCACAAGTCACCAACTGTACAAGAAAAGAGAATAAACGTAATTCTATAAATGCAACTAATGAAGAAAGGGGATGAATACCAACATCAAGAAAATATATAGACAGAAATGAGTAAAACTTAATATAATAAAACCTACATGTCAAGTGCAAAACCTACCATTCCAAATAACAACATCATGGACAGGGCAGCTATGATAGATAAGCCTGCACCAGATAACGACGCCTCGGTTAAATCTCTGGGAATTTTCCTgtgaaaggaaaaagaaaggaaaaatagaaagaaaaaaatcagatACCAATACTACAGTccagataaaaaaataaaaacacagaAACACAGTACCATATAAAAAGTAAAAACATAATACTTAACAAATAACATATTGTGTAAGAAAAATCTGTACTGGTAGTGGCCTCATGCAGATGAACTAATATTTTGTTAGGATGATCTCCTGGCTATGCAGATTATCCTTACATCACACTAAAACACTTAACCCATGAAGCTCTTGTTGAACCTCTATGCCTTTTCGTACAGCTTAGTGTACATTTAGGTAGTTAAAACCAGATGTCATGTGCACAGTTATTAGAGCTATGGGTCTCCAACAAGTAAGGTTTGCAGTATCTTACTGGAGAATTAAGACAGATGCATAAAGAGAATTCTTAGATTGACCAGTTACTGAAGTCCTATGTATTGTGTGGTAGAATTAACCTTGGTCAGGTTCAAGGTTCTTAACATTGTATTTAGCTACTATAAGTGTTATCATAGAGCAGCTCATCAATCAAATCCTACTCTTAATTTCTGGCACAATGCCAATTAAACCGGCCTAATTAGCCAGCATTTCGGGATAATGAGGGTGACTTACTAGAGAATCTAGAATCAGAATACCAATTATTACATATTACCCAAATGACAAACACAATATCTGGTTAAGTTTCATAACTTAGTTCTGTTATGTTGaaagttgaaaccctaattccacaCTAAGGACTTAGAATACTAAAGAAATTTCCATGTTTCATGATATAATTGTAACAGTCATCAATGTCAAACATATTCAAAATTAACTGAAAAAACATGACATTACCAGATCCAAAACTAACAGCCAGACAAAAATACAATACCAACCAAAATTCAAAGTTCTAAAAGATAAAGTAAAGCAGATATGAATTAATAAGAAAGTGGAGGGATCTGACCTGTAGAAATCAACAGATTTGATCTTACTACTGGACAACATTTTGACAGATCCAACCAGGAACAATCAAAATGTTTTGCTGAAGTTAAGCCCTAGAAATGTGATCAGCGCAAAACAAGATCAAACTTATTAGACAGAGAGAAATGAgatttctcttttattctctGTGCTAGGGTATCATCACAGGAACGAAATGAATCTAGATATGTGTGGTTTTGTCACGAATCTCGAATCGTTTTTTCCGTTAATTGTGGGAATTAATATCAGATCGGtgtttattactccctccgtccctgtaTAAAATGCCGAGAAGTGTAAATCTCGTCAAATAAGAAAAAATTTAGTTTTCCTAAATTTTCCTAATACTACCTGATTTGCACATATTTATTATTATGATAATTAATGAATATCTCTTCAAATAAGAAAACTGTGTGTTCATTGGAAGGTTACCCATATTAAATATTCTCTAATATTCTATTACTTAAAAGAGCCTATATACttcgtgaagaaaaaaaaactcgaaCCATTCTCTTCGTCTTCCACCTCCTCCCCTAGTTTTTTGTTCAATCCCATTGATGATCAACAATTCTTCTGTTCTCTCTTCATAAACCAAAATTTTACCCATAAACCAAGATATATTGGAGGCAAAACGTTGGAGccaaaattttaaaccaaaattttgaaatttcaagtttccaaatgttaatcacaacCAACAGGAGCTCAAAATCAATCAAATTTTTCTGagtaaatttcaaaatttgaaattttcaGAATTGCTTAATTGGTTTGAAATTTCTTTTTTGGAGCCAAAATTATCTCCAAATTTAAAGCTAAAGATATGTATTGTTTCTATAAATATGGTGTTAGAAATCTTTTGTTACCAAACAAAGAGAGATGGAAATTGATTTGAATCAATTGCCAGAAAATAATGATAACTTTAATTTACCTCCCCCTCCCCCATCCCCTCCTAATCCTCCTGATTTGAATCTACCCGCAGAAAAAGAGCCGATTTTTCCTACCAACATACAGTGTAACAAGAGAAAAAATCTCACTATTGATAAAAAAAGACTAATCATACAAATGCTTTTTAATGAAACTATTCATGATAAGTTACCAAGAGGTGTGTTGTTAAAGGTTGCTAATCATTTTTTTTGTAGGGAAAAGATCCGTTGAAAGACTTTGGCGCGCTGCAAAAAACAGTATTCAAAATGGAAGTCCTGCTAATGTTTCCTCAAGAATGCCCAAAAAGATTGGTCGCAAAAAAATACAGATTGATCTGGAGATAATGAGCTTGATTCCTTTCCGTCGGAGAACAAATATAAGATCAACAGCAAAGGCTTTGGGGATGTCAAAGACCACTGTTTGGAGAAGAATCAAAGATGGAAGTATTAAATCACACTCAAATGCTATTAAACCAGGCTTCTCACTCAAAACAAGAATAGCAAGACTTAAGCATTGTCTTGAGATGCTAGATGAGAGTGTATCCCCAGCAGTATTTTCTGGTATGTACGACCGTATTCACATTGATGAAAAGTGGTTCTATATGTCTAAGACGACTCAAAAGTATTATCTTCATCCAATGAAAGCGCCGCGGTACGTAGATGTACCAGTAAGAATTTTGTTCCAAAATTTATGTTTTTGTCGGCATTAGCTCGTCCCCGATATGATGAATACGTAAATACTCCATTCGACGGGAAAATTGGAATGTGGGCGTTCGTTTTTATGGAGGCCGCAAAGAGGAAAATCAAAAATCGAGTTGCAGGTACTCTTGAGATGAAACCGATTAAGTCAATCACACAAAAGGTTACTCGCGAGTTTTTGATCAACAAACTACTCCCTGCTATCATACAAAAATGGCCACATGACGGTCGTACAATCTTCATTCAACAAGATAATGCAAGGCCACACATTGCTATTGGTGATGAACAATTTTGTGAAGCTGTTCGACAATTTGGATTGGATGCGCGCATATGTTTTCAACCTCCAAATAGTCCAGATTTAAATGTCAATGATCTTGGATATTTTAGATCTATAGATGAACATCAACACTCCGAGGCTCCAAATACCGTGCCTGAATTGGTTGCGGGCGTGGAAAAGTCTTTTCGAGAGTATCCAAGTTACCTGATAAACAACGTATTTCTAACGTTACAAACGTGCATGAAtgaaatattaaagaagaaaggaGATAATGATTATTATATCCCACATATGAAGAAAGATCATTTGATTAGAATTGGTGAATTGCCAACTTGCATTCAGTGTGACAGTGAAGTCATAACCGCAGCAAAAGAAGCGCTTGAGGGTCTACAACATCAACTATATCAACAAGAAAATGAAACACCACATGAATGATCTTCACATTTATCTTTATAGTATTGgattatttagattttttttcattttagttcGTCAGTATTGGTGTTTTTAGATTAGTTTTCATTTTAGTTTATCAGTATTGGAGTCTTTAGGTTAGTTTTCAGTATTGGAGTGTATGGATTagttttcttttcagtttgtcAGTATTGGAGTTTTTAGATTTGGTTAACTTTCGTTTCTATTGTATGTTAGTTTTCGTTTTTTTATTCCTTTCTTGTGAAGGATTTAGTTTTCTGCAAGTCCTAAAATATCAATAGACATATATACACAACCAATGCAAACAATAATGGTTTAAAGACTatagatcaaaaagaaaaaagata
This is a stretch of genomic DNA from Papaver somniferum cultivar HN1 chromosome 1, ASM357369v1, whole genome shotgun sequence. It encodes these proteins:
- the LOC113304546 gene encoding protein disulfide isomerase-like 5-4, with translation MLSSSKIKSVDFYRKIPRDLTEASLSGAGLSIIAALSMMLLFGMELSDYMTVNTSTSVVVDNSSDGEFLRIELNMSFPALSCEFASVDVSDVLGTNRLNITKTIRKFSIDPNLNPTGSEFHPGPIPTVTKHGDEADGEYGEGSVALTSATFDRYTHQYPILVVNFYAPWCYWSNRLKSSWEKTAKIIKERYDPDLDGRILLASVDCTEEGDLCRRNHIQGYPSVRIFRKGSDIRDEHGHHDHESYYGERDTESLVQAMEALVAPIHLEARKLALEDKSENATASVKRPAPSAGGCRVEGFIRVKKVPGNLVISARSGSHSFDASQMNMSHVIYNLSFGKKITPRLMSEFKRLSPYLGRNINRLNGRQYITHQGDGDANVTIEHYLQVVKTEVISRRTSWGHKLVEEYEYTAHSSLAQNRHIPVAKFHFELSPMQVLITENSKSFSHFITNVCAIIGGVFTVAGILDSMLHTTMRLVKKVELGKNF
- the LOC113352330 gene encoding uncharacterized protein LOC113352330, producing the protein MEIDLNQLPENNDNFNLPPPPPSPPNPPDLNLPAEKEPIFPTNIQWKRSVERLWRAAKNSIQNGSPANVSSRMPKKIGRKKIQIDLEIMSLIPFRRRTNIRSTAKALGMSKTTVWRRIKDGSIKSHSNAIKPGFSLKTRIARLKHCLEMLDESVSPAVFSARPRYDEYVNTPFDGKIGMWAFVFMEAAKRKIKNRVAGTLEMKPIKSITQKVTREFLINKLLPAIIQKWPHDGRTIFIQQDNARPHIAIGDEQFCEAVRQFGLDARICFQPPNSPDLNVNDLGYFRSIDEHQHSEAPNTVPELVAGVEKSFREYPSYLINNVFLTLQTCMNEILKKKGDNDYYIPHMKKDHLIRIGELPTCIQCDSEVITAAKEALEGLQHQLYQQENETPHE